The genomic DNA CGTCGGCGTGGGCGTTGCCCGGTGGTCGCGTCGAGCCGGGCGAATTGCTGACCGAGGCGCTCGCGCGCGAGATTCGCGAGGAAACCGGGTTGGCGATGCGCGGCATCACGCGATTGGCGTACCTCGCCCAGCACAACAACGCGAATCCCTGGCAAAATCTCGACGACGTGATTACCGTGTTCGTGTTCGAAATCGCGGGCTGGGATGGCGAAATTCGCGTGAACGACCCGGACAGATTTATTTTGCAAGCGCGCTTTGTGCCGGTGAGTGAGGCGCTTCGTCTGCTTGAAACAACCTTGCTATGGCGCACGATGCGCGAGCCACCCATCGCGTACCTGCGCGGCGAAGTGAATGCGGGCACAATGTGGTTTTATCGAAGACAGGAAAACGGCGAAGACGCGTTGGTGGCACGAATCGCCGCCGATTAGCAATCGGCGTCTAACCAAGCGGAAAATCGGCTGACGCCGATTGCGTGTTTTCATCAGCCCGATGAATCGGGCTTGACCTTCGCTAGACGTGCGATAAATCGCACGGCGTTGGTGTCAAGAATTACCAATTACCATTTACCTATCATAAGAACTGGAGGTTGCAATGCTCGACGAACTAAATAAACTCCGCGATGACGCACTCGCGCAACTGTCCCCGATTTGGGACGATGCCGCGCTCGAAGCATGGCGCGTCAAGTTTATTGGACGCAATGGCGCGCTCGCAAGCGCGATGACGAAACTGGGCGCGCTCGCCAAAGAGGAACGCCCCGCCGCCGGGAAACTCGCGAACGAAGTCAAGACCGCGCTCGAATCGGCATTCGAAGCGAAGGTCGGCGCGATGAAACAACGCGGACTCTCCGAGTCGCTCGAAGCCGCGCCGCTCGACGTGACCTTGCCCGGTCGCCCGGTCAAGCGCGGACGATTGCACCCCGCAACCGCGAATCTGCGCGAACTGTATCGCATCTGGGGCGACATGGGTTTCCAGGTGTTCTTGTCGCGCGAAGTCGAATCGGACGAAGTGAACTTTCAGTATCTCAATATTCCGCCGCATCACCCAGCACGCGACAATTGGAGCACGTTCTACATCGCCGACACCGATCATCGCGTTTTGCTTCGCCCGCACACCTCACCCGGTCAAATCCGCGCGATGCGCCAGTTAGGACACGCTTCGCGTGGCACGCAGCCGATTCGTGTCATTCTGCCGGGCATGTGTTTTCGATACGAGCAGGCAAGCGTGCGGTATGATATTCAATTCAACCAACTCGAAGGACTCGCGGTCGGACGCAACATCACGTTCGCGGATCTCAAAGGCACGCTCACCGAATTCGCGCGGCGCATGTACGGCGACCGCCCAGTGCGATTCTACGGCGATCACTTTCCGTTCACCGAGCCGAGCGCGCAGATGGACGTGCAGTGTGTCATTTGTGACGGCAAAGGTTGCGCGATCTGCAAACACACCGGCTTTCTTGAAATCCTGGGTTCGGGCATGGTGCATCCGACCGTCCTTCGCAACGGCGGTTACGATCCCGCCGAGTGGAGCGGCTTCGCTTTCGGCATGGGCACCGAACGCATCGCAATGTTAAAGCACGGCATCGAGGACATTCGGTACTTTTGGGGCAATGATCTGCGATTCTTGGAGCAGTTCTAAAATTTTCGATTTTTGATTTTCGATTTGCGATTTGCCAATCGAAAATCGAAAATGGAGCCACGATGAAACTACCACTTTCTTGGATACGCGATTACGTTGACATCACCATTTCGCCGGAAGCACTCGCGGAGAAACTGACCTTTGCAAATTTGGAAGTCGAGCAGATCGAGTACATCGGCGTGCCCGCGCCGGCGAATACGGTGATCAGCGACCGTCCCGCGCTCGCCTGGGATCGCGAGAAAATTTTCGTCGGCGAGATTTTGTCCGTCGAGCAACACCCAAACGCAGACCGCCTGACGCTCGTGAACGTCGCTTACGGCGCGGCAGAGCCGATCAAGATGGTGACTGGCGCGCCGAACATCGAGGTCGGCAAGCGCGGCTACAAGGTCGCACTCGCGCTCGAAGGCACGCGCCTGTTCGATGGGCACGCCGAGGGCTGGAAGTTGATGACGCTGAAGAAATCGAAAATTCGCGGCATCGAATCCGGCTCGATGGTCTGCTCGGAAAAAGAACTGGGCATGAGCGAAGAACACGAGGGCATCATTCTGTTGCCGGACGATGCGCCGGTCGGCACGCCGCTCGTGGATTATCTCGGCGACGTGGTGTTCGACATCAAGATCAATCCAAACATGGCGCGCTGCGCGTCCGTCATCGGCATCGCGCGCGAAGTTGCCGCACTCACCAATCAACCTCTGCGTCCGATTCCGCAAAACGTCGTCGCGACCGGCACACCGATTGCGGATCAAGTCCGCATCGTCATCAACGAGCCGTCGCTCAATCCGCGATTCACGCTCGCGCTGTTGAAAAACACCGCGATCAAACCCTCGCCATTTTGGATGCAACGCCGATTGTTGATGGCAGGGATGCGCCCGATCAGCAACATCGTGGACGTGACGAATTACGTGATGCTCGAAACCGGTCAACCGCTTCACGCGTTCGATTACGATAAACTTGTTGCGCGAGCACAAGGCATCGCCCCTACGATTATTACGCGACTCGCAACCCAGGATGAAGAACTCGAAACACTCGACGGCGTGAAACGCAAACTCGATCCGTTCACGATTCTCGTGTGCGATACGCGCGGTTCGCTTTCGATTGGCGGCATCATGGGCGGCGCGGAATCCGAAGTGGACGCGCACACCAAAAATGTTTTGCTCGAAGCCGCGGCGTGGGAGTTTATCAACATTCGCCGGACGATGGCGTCGCAACGCTTGTCGTCCGAAGCCGGGTATCGTTTCAGTCGCGGCGTGCATCCCGCGCAAGCGAAAACCGGATTGTTGCGCGCGATTGAGTTGATGCGCGAACTAGGCGACGGCGCAATCGCACAAGGCATCATTGACGAGTACCCTGGCAAACCGGCGGACATTGTCATCGAATTACCGGTCGCCGAAGTGAAACGGCAGTTGGGCGTCGCGATTCCGGCAGAACAGATCGTGAAATACTTGGAGAGTCTGGAATTTCAAGTCGCCAGTCAACAGTCAACAGTTAACAGTCTCCGCGTCACAGTACCGGATCACCGCCTCGACGTAGACGGCACCGACGACCTCATCGAAGAAATCGCGCGGATGTACGGTTACGACAATCTGCCGATTTCGCGGATGGACGACGAACTGCCGCCGCAAGCCGCGAACGTGGATCTCGAACAAGAAGAACGCGTGCGCGATATTTTGATTGACGCGGGCTTGCAGGATGTGATCACGTATCGCATGACGACGCCGGAACGCGAAGCAGCGTTCCTCGCGTCGCCGCGCGAGTACGTTCGCATCGAAAACGCGATCAATCCCGACTGCACGGCGCTCCGTCAAACTCTGGTCGCTAATCTCTTGGCGTTGACCGCCGCGAATTTGCGTTATCGCGCGCGTGTCGCCTTGTTCGAAGTCGGTCCAGTGTTTTGGCATCGCGGCGCGGACGATGCGCTGCTGCCGCGCGAACGCGCGACCGAATTACCGGAAGACCAGGGCATTCGCCTGCCGTTCGAACGCCGCCGGCTCGGCATCGTGATGACTGGTCCGCGCGATGACATTTCGTGGCAGAGCGCGGACACGTCGCCAATGGATTTCTTCGACCTCAAAGGCGTCGTCGAAGCACTGCTCGCCGATTTGCATCTCGCCGGCGCGACGTTCACACCAGTGACACACGCGGCGTTTCATCTCGGACGTACCGCGCAACTCGCGTTCGGCGATCAAGTAATTGGCGTGATCGGCGAACTGAATCCGTTCGTGCGCGACGCGGAGCGACTCGATCTGCCGAATCAACCCGTCCTCGTCGGTGAATTCGATCTCGACGCGTTGCTCGCACGCGTGACCTCGGATTATCGCGTTGCCGCGCTGTCGCGCTATCCCGCCATCGCGCAAGACCTTGCGCTCGTCGTGGACGAGAGCGTCCCGGCGGATCGTGTCCAAGGATTGATCGCGCAGACTGGCGGCGCACTGTTGCAACGCGTCGCGTTGTTCGACGTGTATCGCGGCGACCAGATTCCCGCCGGAAAAAAATCGCTCGCCTACGCGCTCACGTTCCAAGCGATGGACCGCACGCTGTCCGATGCGGACGCGAGCAAGGTGCGCGAGAAAATCATCGCGCGGCTCAAACGCGAACTCGGCGCGGACGTGCGCGGAAAATAAAATTCAGACGGAGGACCGTCATCGGTCTTCCGTCTTTTTAACAAGGTCATCCAAACAAACCACAGATAAACACAGATGCACACAGATTGTTCTTATCCGCGTTTATCTGTGTTCATCTGTGGCTCATTATCCAACCTTTGATTGGGGTGTCTATAAAATGCCAGAATCTTTTCAACGACTCGCGATTCAACTGCACGCGCGCGATAACGTCGCGATTGCCAAGCAGGACATCGCGCCGCAAACGATACTGACGATGCCGGACAATCGCGCGCTGACCCTGAGCGAAAAAATTCCGGCGGGACACAAATTCGCGTTGCGCGCGATTGCGCTCGGCGAAGCGGTGTCGCGTTACGGTCATTCGATTGGCATCGCGAGCCAGCCCATCGCGCCGGGGGCGTGGGTGCATTCGCACAACTTGCAGGTCGGCGAAATCAGCAAGGCATATTCGTACCAGGTCGTCGCGGCGCGACCGCTGCAAAGCGCGCCGCAAACATTTCTCGGTTATGCGCGCGCGGATGGACGCGTCGGCACGCGTAATTACATCGCGGTGATTTCAAGCGTGAATTGTTCCGCGCACGTCACGACGAATATCGCGCGCGCGTTCACGCGCGAACGACTGTCCGCATTTCCGAATGTGGATGGCGTGATTCCGATCACGCACCAAACTGGCTGCGGCATTCCGCTCGGCGACTCGGCGTACGATGTGCTGCAACGCGCGCTCGCGAACGTCGCGATCAATCCAAACATCGGCGCGTACGTGCTCGTCGGTCTGGGCTGCGAGATCAATCAAGCGGACGCGTGTTGTCAACGCATCGCGTCGCCCGCGCGCACGCACATCAACATTCAAGTCGAGGGCGGTTATCACAAAACCGTCGCGGCAGGCATCGCGATAGTCGAGCGATTGTTGCCCCAGGTCAACGCGGTCGCGCGCACACCACAACCGATTTCAGAATTAACGCTCGCGCTCCAATGCGGCGGCAGCGATGGTTGGTCGGGCATCACCGCGAATCCGCTTGTCGGTTTGGTCGCGGATCGAATTGTCGCGCAAGGCGGCACGGCGGTCTTGTCCGAAACACCGGAAATTTTCGGCGCGGAAGATTTGTTGTTGCGCCGAGTCGTCAGTTCCCAGGTCGGCGCGCAGTTGATCGCGCGATTCGATTGGTGGAACACGCAAGCGAAATTGCTGGGATTTAGCGTGGACAATAATCCTGGTCCCGGCAACAAAGCCGGCGGACTGACGACGATATTCGAAAAATCCTTGGGCGCGGCAGCCAAGGGCGGCAGTTCGCCGTTGACCGCGGTGTACGAGTACGGCGAACGCGTGACGCAACGCGGCTTG from Chloroflexota bacterium includes the following:
- a CDS encoding NUDIX hydrolase, with the protein product MTEGNKLNQIVAGIIRRGDEILLVEQQGRDDPASAWALPGGRVEPGELLTEALAREIREETGLAMRGITRLAYLAQHNNANPWQNLDDVITVFVFEIAGWDGEIRVNDPDRFILQARFVPVSEALRLLETTLLWRTMREPPIAYLRGEVNAGTMWFYRRQENGEDALVARIAAD
- the pheS gene encoding phenylalanine--tRNA ligase subunit alpha, with protein sequence MLDELNKLRDDALAQLSPIWDDAALEAWRVKFIGRNGALASAMTKLGALAKEERPAAGKLANEVKTALESAFEAKVGAMKQRGLSESLEAAPLDVTLPGRPVKRGRLHPATANLRELYRIWGDMGFQVFLSREVESDEVNFQYLNIPPHHPARDNWSTFYIADTDHRVLLRPHTSPGQIRAMRQLGHASRGTQPIRVILPGMCFRYEQASVRYDIQFNQLEGLAVGRNITFADLKGTLTEFARRMYGDRPVRFYGDHFPFTEPSAQMDVQCVICDGKGCAICKHTGFLEILGSGMVHPTVLRNGGYDPAEWSGFAFGMGTERIAMLKHGIEDIRYFWGNDLRFLEQF
- a CDS encoding phenylalanine--tRNA ligase subunit beta, whose product is MKLPLSWIRDYVDITISPEALAEKLTFANLEVEQIEYIGVPAPANTVISDRPALAWDREKIFVGEILSVEQHPNADRLTLVNVAYGAAEPIKMVTGAPNIEVGKRGYKVALALEGTRLFDGHAEGWKLMTLKKSKIRGIESGSMVCSEKELGMSEEHEGIILLPDDAPVGTPLVDYLGDVVFDIKINPNMARCASVIGIAREVAALTNQPLRPIPQNVVATGTPIADQVRIVINEPSLNPRFTLALLKNTAIKPSPFWMQRRLLMAGMRPISNIVDVTNYVMLETGQPLHAFDYDKLVARAQGIAPTIITRLATQDEELETLDGVKRKLDPFTILVCDTRGSLSIGGIMGGAESEVDAHTKNVLLEAAAWEFINIRRTMASQRLSSEAGYRFSRGVHPAQAKTGLLRAIELMRELGDGAIAQGIIDEYPGKPADIVIELPVAEVKRQLGVAIPAEQIVKYLESLEFQVASQQSTVNSLRVTVPDHRLDVDGTDDLIEEIARMYGYDNLPISRMDDELPPQAANVDLEQEERVRDILIDAGLQDVITYRMTTPEREAAFLASPREYVRIENAINPDCTALRQTLVANLLALTAANLRYRARVALFEVGPVFWHRGADDALLPRERATELPEDQGIRLPFERRRLGIVMTGPRDDISWQSADTSPMDFFDLKGVVEALLADLHLAGATFTPVTHAAFHLGRTAQLAFGDQVIGVIGELNPFVRDAERLDLPNQPVLVGEFDLDALLARVTSDYRVAALSRYPAIAQDLALVVDESVPADRVQGLIAQTGGALLQRVALFDVYRGDQIPAGKKSLAYALTFQAMDRTLSDADASKVREKIIARLKRELGADVRGK
- a CDS encoding altronate dehydratase — protein: MPESFQRLAIQLHARDNVAIAKQDIAPQTILTMPDNRALTLSEKIPAGHKFALRAIALGEAVSRYGHSIGIASQPIAPGAWVHSHNLQVGEISKAYSYQVVAARPLQSAPQTFLGYARADGRVGTRNYIAVISSVNCSAHVTTNIARAFTRERLSAFPNVDGVIPITHQTGCGIPLGDSAYDVLQRALANVAINPNIGAYVLVGLGCEINQADACCQRIASPARTHINIQVEGGYHKTVAAGIAIVERLLPQVNAVARTPQPISELTLALQCGGSDGWSGITANPLVGLVADRIVAQGGTAVLSETPEIFGAEDLLLRRVVSSQVGAQLIARFDWWNTQAKLLGFSVDNNPGPGNKAGGLTTIFEKSLGAAAKGGSSPLTAVYEYGERVTQRGLVFMDTPGYDPVSVTGQLAGGCNLIVFTTGRGSIFQSNVAPCVKVASNAALYARMRDDMDFDASVVLNDTPMERAADQLFEYVIATASGQRTRGEQHGLPENEFVPWHLGAVL